A window of the Kosakonia radicincitans DSM 16656 genome harbors these coding sequences:
- the yjdI gene encoding 4Fe-4S mono-cluster protein YjdI: protein MDKDLLDAGYRVYTGEKIDVYFNTAICKHSGNCVRGNAKLFNLKRKPWIIPDEVDVETVINVIDTCPSGALKYRHN, encoded by the coding sequence GTGGATAAAGATCTACTGGACGCGGGTTATCGCGTGTATACCGGTGAAAAAATTGATGTTTACTTCAATACGGCCATTTGTAAGCACTCAGGAAACTGTGTACGCGGTAATGCGAAGCTTTTTAACCTGAAACGTAAACCGTGGATCATTCCGGACGAAGTGGATGTTGAGACGGTGATCAACGTGATTGATACCTGCCCAAGCGGTGCGCTCAAATACCGCCATAACTGA
- a CDS encoding GNAT family N-acetyltransferase — translation MEILEGHNKFYVNDAQGVQVAEIVFVPTGEHLSIIEHTDVDPSLKGQGVGKQLVARVVEKMRAENRKIIPLCPFAKHEFDNTREYDDIRA, via the coding sequence ATGGAAATACTGGAAGGTCACAACAAATTTTACGTCAACGACGCCCAGGGCGTTCAGGTTGCCGAGATTGTATTTGTGCCGACGGGCGAACATCTCAGTATTATTGAACACACTGATGTTGATCCCAGCCTGAAAGGGCAAGGCGTGGGTAAACAGCTTGTGGCGCGCGTGGTGGAAAAAATGCGGGCCGAGAACCGTAAAATTATTCCGCTGTGCCCGTTTGCCAAACACGAGTTTGATAACACTCGTGAATATGACGATATCCGCGCATAA